In Leguminivora glycinivorella isolate SPB_JAAS2020 chromosome 17, LegGlyc_1.1, whole genome shotgun sequence, the DNA window ACAGCGCTACACGTGCACAATTGCAGATGTATTGTCTAATTGTCTATCGCTCACGCACGATTGACAGGCGGACAGTCATCAATCTGTGCGTAttaaatttttcatcacactcgctcgtaaacggtgttattatatgcctgcatactgatacgcaatgagctattttaccgccttagggcggtaaagtgaatacctggGATGGGGtcttccacgacctgtcaaaaattacaagatggcggacgaatgttcgaaatgtcaccgtaggtatttcaatacatttagtttaaaatttggttattcCTTCGGCagaagtgtgatgaaaaacattgtgtatgtcacgggcggctgaaggattacaaactcgagttattaaaaCAATAGCCTCTCGTTCGCAATCCTTCACTTTCTgcccttaatacacaatgtaAGTACTATTAAACTGTAGCGGGGATTTCCACATCCTTGGGCATATGCATTGTTAGTACACATGTCATTATTGCGGTCACCAGCTGAAACCAAATAAGTCTATGtcaattatttcaattatttaagGTTATCAAAtgacttctttttttttttttttttttaaatataggacattcttacacagattgactgaggcccacggtaagctcaagaaggcttgtgttgtgggtactcagacaacgatatatataatatataaatacttatatacatagaaaacagccatgactcaggaacaaatatctgtgctcatcacacaaataaatgcccttaccaggattcgaacccgggaccgcggcgcagcaggcagggtcactaccgactgcgccagaccggtcgtccaacTTCTCTATAAACTCTTTAAAGGAACTTAAAAGCGGTGTATATTATACAGAATTTAAATGTTTAAGCGAACCTAACTAcagaattaattttttttaaatacccccgaccgcgacatagtagaccgattttcatgaaacatggctaagaacactcccgactatttcagctttaaaacaaaaaaaaaactaaatctaaattggctcatccattcgggagctacgatgccacagacagacacatacacacagacagacagacaaacagacaaacagacagacaaacagacagacagacagacagacacgtccaacttatcctcgtcatttttgcgtcgggggttaaataaagaaaaacttACAAGTTTTAAGTACATAATGCAAATCTTTATGGTGCGATTCATAAAACTgaccgtctgtttgtctgttgcATTGCTATTTTCAGCTTAAAATTATACAcggtgggcctgaataacccgaaagattttaacatatttacgtaaaaacaaaaatagtgacttttgtaacttctggacaattttttttgtatttttgaatagattttcaCATGGAAAGTAAAAGTTATTCATAAAACTTCACTTaaaatgaatttttaattttttttttcctaaaaacctcatttttgaaagGTTGCTTTTcaattttgacatctatcaatgaggatagtgagactattctccataatggcaccgaaactggtgattattgggctggacagtcggggccgcgtttgcgcgctgtgttgacgtgttgagttcgggagaaaatgacgtcagcaccgaagacatattttcgttactgtagtgtttatgggtgtatggaaagttctcaaaatgcagaaatgtcattctttagaattcctagacacccagaaaagtaagtggttgttatatatttgcagtgttaggtacattattgcttacgtaaatggcgtaaaagtgagatttaaagctagaatgacacattaaaatcaataaggatttatctgtaacgacatttaggtagatgctgcgatctatctagctcgaaagtttggtacctacttaaatattgtgcaaacatctattcaaacattttatgtaaatatgatttcgtcagtatttaagaaacaaatacgtacttgaatctttattagataaaaaggtagaaagagcgttggtactagcatagcgccatacacagttactaatatGATAATGGCATCAAGCCCGTTAAAAGGGcattttctactgagtaacaataagatttttttttcaattactaataactctgaaactaagcgatatccagaaaagtttatatgacattaaaGTCTCTAAAAGTGGTCAGGAAATACACTGTTGATCTTTCGGGttattgtaaattttaatttaatgtaataaGATATGgattttaattgtccgaaaGAAATGATTTTTTAAGCCCACGGTGTAGCTGGCTTGAAAACTATAaatgactagcttttacccgcggcttcgctcgcgttagaaagagacaaaaagtagcctatgtcactctctatctcttcaactatctgcacctaaaaaatcacgtcaattcgtcgcttcgttttgccgtgaaagatggacaaacaaacagacacacacactttcccatttacaatattagtacTTAGGTATGGATTACAACTTAGTCCTTACCGCCCAGATAACGCCGAGAATAATTCCGACAAAAGACTTCTCATCATCAGACATGTCATCACGTTCGTGGCTCGCCTCGCGCGCCGCTGGTTTGGAATACACTAAGATTGCAATCCCGATAAGTGCATATGTTACCATCAGCGTAGCGTACTGAAAAAGCAAATAAGATACTTACaattaatttttcatcacaGTTGCTGAGTAAGTGTGCAATTGGAGATGTAACGGGAATTAAAGGGAGTTATAAAATTTGTAgttaggtacagcggggcaaatctcgacttaggggcaattgtaactgatcaattTTTCCATTGTCACACTAGATATTGAGTCCTAcatgtttagtttagtttatttatttcataatggtaaattacagtataaattattctacattaacctatatgaatttacattatgatcgtcatGTATCGACTGAACACGCCaaacatatataaccggtggacactctatttaataatgcaaacattgcaaaacgtggaaaaaatggaccagttacatttgtcccccagtcgagatttgccccgctgtaggtACCTTACTACCATAACTCCCCCGGGAAATAGCTTTATcttccgctgtaccttaccattttttttgtaatttttattgcaagtttgcagaaaaacattgtgtgtaacttgaggcgtaagaatattgcaggCAATAGCCACATTTagagccagttgcatcaaccaaatttgacagacacatcatcgtcacgcagcagacgtctatggaacttcccatacaataaaatttaacgaacgctttaacggtgacagacggttttgATGCAACGGGCCCTTAGTGTCACTATCATGACGCGAAAGGAGGCCGTCGAACAAGTGCGCGAGGATGGACCGGGAGCTCCATCACCTGCCTGAGGAGCTTCCTATTGGAAGGAAGGCCCTGAAGTGTTGCCAGGTGCCTTCAGCGGAGTAGGCTGCATGGCCAGCCTCTAGAGCTGGGCCCGCAAGAGCAACGCTGGTGGGGCAACGGTTGTTTACAACCGTGTTCCCGAAACCCCGCCCAAGAGCGACCGTCGGAACACCCCAGGGGGTTAGTCCGCgggagtcggacatacccatACCCACTTGGCTCTTCCAGGCCAGTAGGATCcataacaaaaaaaatgggATCCAACCAAAAAAAAGTTCCCTTGTGGCAAGCGCGATAGGCTATCAGTTAGTTATTTGACCATTTTTTTGAAATTCTCGTAATTGGCAAAAATTActtttaggcccacttgcaccaatcgcTTAAGCCAGGATAATGGAGgcttaacccaccattttatatggaatttgacagatgagaGCCCACGAACCCTGAGTGAGGAGGTTGGTACAAGTGGGCCTTAATGATTAGTTGGCGCTTGAGATTATCCTGAGACAAACCTGAGATGACTGTGATAAACTGTGATTATCACCTCTacgaacattaaataaatgtcatatacaaagaaaaatccAAGCAGCTTGGAACACTCGGAGGCATTGGTATggttatagtataatagtacaaccaccccaacctgtcactgcaatgtcacagtttcgttttctttcaaccccttatttgtcaaaagtggcactgaagctttagtagtttcatgtgctctgcctaccccttatgggatacaggcatgattgtatgtatgtatgtatgtatgtatgtataatagtagtgaaactgcttaaaaaatacaaattaaaatattttctatgagaaaatAGTTTAATTGCATCTAAGACTTCACCTCTATATACGATTTGCAAAAGTATTAAGTGCCTATATCTTGAGGTCACTATTTATCTATAGTTTAGATACTTACACTTGTCAGCGACTTCCTGTTCTCGATAAAAGCTGCGCCATATCCCCATAACGCGACGAAGACGAACTTGAGCCCAAAAACTGTTTGCTGAACATTCTTAGGTGTAGCTGGTACGATGGTGAGCGATCCCACGCCGCAAGCAAACCAATACCAACCAATTACAAACTGAAAAAGATCGaatataatttgtttatttgATAAGGTGTAatgagctggcgacttcctcgcgtAACGTAGATAAAATATTCAGAGGAAATATACCTATTTTAGATCTATGGTACCTATTAAGTTTTTAtgcttagtcttagtttctattatgtatttaagtagaTCATGTAATTAAACGGTTTAaataggtttaaaaaatattctttcttataaagaaatataagtaaggtacagcgggtcaattctcgactgaggggcaatcgtaactaatccattttttccattattacactatgatgttgagttcaacatttatccactgaacacgcctaccaatCCTACCATTCTTattaaccggtggacactctatttaataatgcaaacattttaaaacatggaaaaaatggaccagtttcatttgccccccagtcgagatttgccccgctgtaccttacactagcctttgcccgcggcttcgctcgcgttagaaagagacaaaaagtagcctatgtcactctccatcccttcaactacctccacttcaACTTCGTTTCGTCgatccattttgccgtgaaagacggaaaacaaacagacacacacacttatgATTAATTAAATGAGAAAATGTACAAAACTAGGCAAACAGTGTAGACGTTACACGAAATGCATTTGAAAACTTGGCCATTCGGACTATTATCTAATATATTGTTGTGAAATATAGTCCTAATTCAAGACTATCATGGAATATTTGTAAAATATGCATTTCCTACTTTGAATacgtataataatattattgtttaCAGCACACGGTAACAAATAACGGTGTGGCTGATGGAAGCAGTAACCTTAGCCTAtgccaaccaattggaaccctaggccactgtagaactatgtcatagtgacgttataaaacaGACTGTAacaaatctcttactgcttgtcattttggcatggttgtagagtggcctagggttccaattagttGAGTGTACAGTAAGTACACCTGCAGCTCCAGAACTGTTGCATTGCTGGTTGGCAAACAATTTCCGCAATCGTGTAAATGAGTGGATATGGCGGAACAATTTGTTAGGAAGGTATTTGAACAAAAATCTCAATATAGGTAagtaatttttcaccacaccaactggtacgTATAAGAGCCTTTGCTATTCGTAAACATACGTTTATAAAAGAAAATTAacatacaacaaaataaaaaaaaaatagaaataaaagaaaaaaaaattaaattaaattattttttttacaacaaaattaaattttgtccAAAAGAGTGCTAAGTAAtttcatatgtacaaattttaacttgatgtcttaaactggctgataaaatttacctataactcatgattttgaatcataaattttgaataaggtacagcggggaaagtctcgactggggggcaattgtaactgaccCAATTTTTTCATAAAAACACTAAggtgatgttgagttctacatattgtatccactgaacacgcctaccatatataaccggtaaACACTCTATTttataatgaaaacattgtaaaacatggaaaaaatggactagttacatttgccgCCAGTCAgactcgagatttgccctgccGTACCTTAAGTACATTGATGGATTTGAAAATATGAATTTGATTTGTTTGATGTTTTGCAGTAAGTATTTTGTttatgttggtgtggtgaaaattttgtgtttcagtcggtggcaaagtttgtttaatctGCGTGCCTTTAAACCCTCACAatactcaagattccacttattATGATATGAAttgacacgtgcggttaaacaacaattttacccccttgtaaaacaaaaaagtataaatacctaaaacaaataattataaatactaGGCACTCACCACAAAAGAGTTGCAAATAAGAAACAACGTTTTAACATTGTGTTTACTTTTTCCCGAAGCCATGTTGATTTGAATTTATTGAACGCGTTCAAGACACAGATCGCAATCGTGCACCCGTCCACTTGTCCTAACCGACTGAGGGACTGAGGGTGGTGGTGGGGTCCTTAAGTTCCCAATTCAAATGTTTGGTGGTAAGGCGCGAGTGCCACTGCATGGCAGATCTATATGCGAGCGGCGCGCGGTGGCGATATATAGTTAATAATAGCTtgtcaatagttatttgttatacaagggggcaaagttgtattttaacgccgagtgtggaattgaaaaacgagcaagtgaaaggattctatagttgaaccacgagcgaagcgagtggttcgagaatagaatcctgaacttgcgagttttttaacacacgagaagtaaaatacatttgcacccgagtgtaacacaaaacttttcccctcactatagcgaggaaactataacgcaaaaaatgcgtttattactgcttccagtagttccacaggtggtaaatcatctgtattactagattcacctacttttatcaattttaaagcagttaatttgactttattcaaggtcaaattactttacccactagtggataaaatgcgtttttacccgctggtattaaaggacaaaacacgtgtttccgagctagtgaggggaaaaggattTTAGCCAAGATACTATTAGCTAGGTTAGGTTAGGCAAACTGGATTGAAGTTGTCAGTTTGACGGAGCCGACTAGAAAGACCAAAGACCATACTAGCAAGGACGATTACAATGGTTATAAAATGTTATGGTATTAAATGGTTCTTGATACTAGGTATGTAAAATGTGGTAAGTAGGTTGTTTTTGAGACATTTTGCTCTATTATATAAACATTTCATCGCTTGCTATGAGTTACTAGTCTTACAACTCTTACAAGGTCTACTTGAGATAGCCTCTGTTAACGCTTACGCATGACATTTTCTGTTTACAGTTACACCAAAACAataagggcctggccacatgggcgcgttgcggcgacgcaccgcaaaaattctgcgttgcgttgccgcgccgccagtttctgcggcaggaaatctgcggcgcggcaccgcgacgcaagaactcgcggtgcgtcgacgcaccgcaaaaactcgcggcgcggcaccgcaacgcagaatttttgcggcgcgtcgccgcgccgccaaaactggcggtgcgttgccactgctcgcaattgtgaactgttgtgttcgaattaaacttcgtgtcgtttatatttaacccttctttacttggtgatggatttttttccaagcatcacgaaaattgaatcaatagtagatttagtacagtttttcacgataaaatactaagcaatattcgaatttttcaatatgctattaaaaatcatcttttttagttacgttgtttcatattaaaaaaatggtgatagatttttttcattatttttccagtgctcagcatatataccaccatggtgtcatatatctgtaaattgttaaaaaaagtaaaatcatgcaattaagggtttattgacaatggagtgcctctctaatttatatttccgcaatgggtacatcgatgggtagatttaaataataacatttttaacccccgaccacagaactttatttagatagaagaaacaagttcatctatttgtataggggccgagcgtgtcaaattttgtactgaagttgtttcttgcctgtaattttaaatatgtctcaggctcttgattgttcataatttttgtgttgttgcaattgaatatcacgtaacgaggcattttttatgttttgattgacttcaacttacaaaaattgacgctcgaaagctgcaagctgcgattaaagacggacaactcagtggatttcactgagttcatttgacacgctaagtagatacgtttgcttgatctatggtatatatgacatctgtgcccccgacgcaaaaaatgaaggggtgttataagttggacgtgtctgtctgtctgtctgtctgtctgtctgtctgtctgtctgtctgtctgtctgtctgtctgtctgtctgtctgtctgtttgtctgtctgtctgtctgtctgtctgtgtgtgtgtctgtctgtggcatcgtagctcccaaacggatgaaccgatttagattgattttttttgtctgaaagctgagttagtcgggagtgttcttagcaatgtttcatgaaaatcggtccactatgtcggggtcgggggttttttcaaaatttaattaaataaataattttatgacttttatgtaattcccaaaagatttgacaatttgtaaatacataggtaaagaaaatattcgttctatctgaatatgacgataggtacctacgttaaaaatagagcgctttcgaactacgtccgaaccgaatccgataaattcgtgaaaataaaattacgcactattatggactatggacggaaatctggcaggattttggagtaggcccttgaggcaacctgctaagatgcttctcttatcatagtcaacctcaggtccgcaagctggcagctggggagcggggctaaatcgaaaatcttatatatatttaagacgatacaggacggttcaatttccataccaacgctctcgactatttgctctctggtttttgaaggtagactgattttttcaacacagattattctataaattgaaatagacatcatacacgaaagaaaaaacgacaaggcccaaggcaacaattagtgcttgcacctcctatatgaatccatttgcagcattacgatatagcgaaagactatttttaacccccgacgcaaaaacgaaggggtgttataagtttgacgtgtctgtctgtctatttgtctgtttgtctgtctgtgtgtgtgtgtgtgtgtctgtggcatcgtagttcccgaacggatgaaccgatttaaatttagtttttttgtctgaaagccgagttagtcgggagtgttcttagccatg includes these proteins:
- the LOC125235086 gene encoding uncharacterized protein LOC125235086; translated protein: MASGKSKHNVKTLFLICNSFVFVIGWYWFACGVGSLTIVPATPKNVQQTVFGLKFVFVALWGYGAAFIENRKSLTSYATLMVTYALIGIAILVYSKPAAREASHERDDMSDDEKSFVGIILGVIWALVTAIMTCVLTMHMPKDVEIPATV